A stretch of DNA from Drosophila virilis strain 15010-1051.87 chromosome 5, Dvir_AGI_RSII-ME, whole genome shotgun sequence:
GTCTATCAGATACGTTCatgtaaacatatatatatataaataggatATCTGTTAAAACACCACTAATAGttgtaatataataataagttaAGTAGTTAACGTTGCTAAACAATCACATGACAAAACATAAACATTCGCTTACTTAATTTATTAGCTAccgaaaatgttttcttttaaatataatgtatgtgtgtatatattatcTATATGTAGTTAATTTAGATATTGTagatttttttccaaaaaattgtactacaaaaatataacatacGCCCGGGCCGTCGCATCCGCTCTATTCTGTACTTCCGTGTGTGATATTTTTAGTGGattactattattttttttttttttggcttacttaattttaattttgtgtaGCTTCAATTTAAAGCCCAGCACCTCGCTTAGCACGCCCGATAGCGCCGATAGGATGACCACCTTGATGGTTGTGAAAAGATATGGATTGGCACTGAGACCAGAGATCTTGAATGGCGTTTCGAGCTCCTTTAATAGATCAGCGGCCAATTTAAGCACACTATTTGAGACCATTAATTCCTCCTTCTTCTTAGGTTTTTGTTCGAtttgcaaatacaaattgatttgctcaGTGATCAGCACCGATACGCTCCGATATTTGTGCTGTATCTTCTGACCGAGCGTCATGAAGCGCAGCAAATAGATGCCAATGGTAATGGACCAAATGAGCGCCTCCAGTGTCAAATGTGTGTGCAAATTCACCGAATCCTTGAGCCACTCAACGCTGAGaaaggccagcagcagcagggtgACTATAAATGCGGCCGATACAATGATATCCACCGAACGCTGCGGACCGCGTTTCTGTAGGGCATATACATTTAAGATATGATTCGGTTCAAGGTGTGCAATATGGATCTACCTTCAAGTAGGAGCGCACGCTCAGCCAGGTCTTGATGTTGCGCACCTTGTTGAGCCGAAAGTGGGGCAGATTCGACTTGCGGGCGCGTCGTGAGGAAGTCAGATGTGAAAATAGCTTGGCATacaaaaaactacaacaaaataaacgaATGTATGTAAAAATGTGCGATAATTATATAAAGAACGCTTCAGTTTACCGCTGCTTAAAGGTGCGCTCCGCCACAGCAAATATCATAAACAATATAAGTGTCAGGCACAGGCGCTGCACAAAGCCCAGCGCCAATACGGTTCGCTCCCATTGCGCCTCGCCAAAGGCAAAGCCCAAGAGTGTAAAAAACGAGGACGATGACTTCTCCCACAACAGCTGCGGCATATAGAAATAGCTTATCTCGCTGGCCTTATCCGCATCAATTGTGATCTGCAAGTACAGGTAGAATTAAGCACGAAGACGCTTTACCATGCCCAGCACGTACCTCGCATAGCCGACAGAATGTGGGTATCAGCGTCAGTAGGAATGAGAAAAAGACGCCTATGTAGATGTAATCATTGGTCACGCCCAGCGAATCGACGCGCTCAATAATGCAGGAGGCTATCTCCAGTACAGACATTTGCGCCTTTTTCGCATCGCGTTGATCCCAAATAGTGCAGCTAACTGGGGTAAAGAGGTGGCgataagaaattcaaataaagCAGATAATAATGGTATTatctaaaatattaaatatgaatataaatataatataaatgtattttcgGTTTTACTCTACAATCAATTAGTCATTCAATTGCGACACAACTTACTGCGATCCATGCTGCTGTGCGGATTGAGTATGGTTGTGGGTGTTATGTCCAGCTCGGGAATCTCCTCGTCGCTGCATGGCTGATGCTTATAGCCGCCATCGGATTGATCCAACTCGGATGTATAGCTGCAATCTTCACTGTTGGTGGTCACGCCCAGCCAATCGGTGGCCGATGTATTGCACTCTTGTGTGCCAGCCGATGCGGGACTGGATATAATATCCGCATCGTCACATTCATCGGACTCTGCACAGCTGCTCGTGGATTCATGGGTAACTTTTTCAGTTGACGGCGCATTGGTGCTTCCGCCGCCGTTGGTCTGGTTGCTGCCGCCAACATTTAGGCGCAGGCGCAGATGTGTGGGGGGCGGTGAGATGACAGTGGTTGTTGCGCTCGCACTACCAACATTGGCTACATTGGGAGAATGATTGTTATCCTCGCCACTGGAGCTTTTATTGTTCAGGCTCTCGAAGCCATCGTCTTCGCCAATGCTACGACGTGCTCTGTAGTTGGGATCCAAGCATGCGCCACTCGACGCTGGTCCGTTGCACACTTCAATGCTGGACGAGGGCAGCTCATTCTGATCGAATGTGGCATAGATTTGGATGGGCGTATGCCAATTGACATTGCGCTTTTTGTGCGGACTGTCAGGTGCAGCATTTGCCACCTGTCTGAGATCGTACAGCGGCTCGCTAACCGTTGTGCTATCCGCTGCAGCCGCTTGATGATGATGTATGGTTATGGCAGTTGTGGTTGGGAAGGTCTCCTCGCTGGGCAAAGGGCTGCAATTGCAGGGCATTAACTCTGAGTTGGCTTCGGTGTTCAGGGGAGTCAGTTTACTACGTCGCGCGCTCAATGAGTGATTGCTGCTGGGCTGTGAAATATCCGTTTCGGCTTGGCGCAGGCTGtgcaacaaattaatcattaGTTAGGCTGCGGTTATGATTAGGTATACTCTATACTTGCCGTACAAACTTTTTGCGTCG
This window harbors:
- the phtf gene encoding protein phtf, which translates into the protein MKLDEIVAWYQKRIGTYDKQEWEKTVEQRILDGFNSINLKNTKLKTELIDVDLVRGSTFPKAKPKQTLLTVIRLAILRYLLLPLYAQWWVKQTTPNAFGFILCLYVTQLINWAIYIMHSNRLAPLVYDRETNTTVVDDVATAAVDDKQHSEESADLLSALLIPCALSLLISLIHSQIVATNTSPSGSNKNKLRRFSMCAFGEKPNAPREQRLRRRKKFVRLRQAETDISQPSSNHSLSARRSKLTPLNTEANSELMPCNCSPLPSEETFPTTTAITIHHHQAAAADSTTVSEPLYDLRQVANAAPDSPHKKRNVNWHTPIQIYATFDQNELPSSSIEVCNGPASSGACLDPNYRARRSIGEDDGFESLNNKSSSGEDNNHSPNVANVGSASATTTVISPPPTHLRLRLNVGGSNQTNGGGSTNAPSTEKVTHESTSSCAESDECDDADIISSPASAGTQECNTSATDWLGVTTNSEDCSYTSELDQSDGGYKHQPCSDEEIPELDITPTTILNPHSSMDRISCTIWDQRDAKKAQMSVLEIASCIIERVDSLGVTNDYIYIGVFFSFLLTLIPTFCRLCEITIDADKASEISYFYMPQLLWEKSSSSFFTLLGFAFGEAQWERTVLALGFVQRLCLTLILFMIFAVAERTFKQRFLYAKLFSHLTSSRRARKSNLPHFRLNKVRNIKTWLSVRSYLKKRGPQRSVDIIVSAAFIVTLLLLAFLSVEWLKDSVNLHTHLTLEALIWSITIGIYLLRFMTLGQKIQHKYRSVSVLITEQINLYLQIEQKPKKKEELMVSNSVLKLAADLLKELETPFKISGLSANPYLFTTIKVVILSALSGVLSEVLGFKLKLHKIKIK